The DNA sequence TCGGAGGTGACTGACACTTCGTCGGCAGGGGGCCAGAACGTGCGTCCGGCGCTTGGGACAGTGGGGATTATCGCCTCAGTCACTGAACCCTTCTGCTCGGATTGCCGACGGACACGGATCACGGCCGAAGGCAAGATCATGGGCTGCCTGTTCTCCCGCGAGGAATTCGACCTGCTGGGTCTACTGCGATCAGGCGCCTCAGACGAGGCTCTCGCACGGCGGTGGCAGGATGCAATGTGGCTCAAGCCAAAAGCTCATGGCATGGATCATGTAGGACTAGACGCCCCGGACTTCGTCCAGCCGGACCGCAGCATGAGCGCCATTGGAGGATAGCTCTTTATGAACGTACGCTATTTTGCTGCCGCACGTGCTGCTGCCGGATTTGAGGAAGAAATGTTCGACCTTGCAGACGGCACGACTGTGGCAGGGCTCCTGAAGGCCATACGGTCCGTAAAACGTCCGGAACCTCCCGCAGGGACTCCCCCTCTGACCAATATTTTGGCAAGAAGCAGCCTCCTGTTGAATGAAGTTGCAGTGCGTGATCACTCAACGGTTGTAGGTCCGAACGATGTGGTTGACGTGCTTCCCCCGTTTGCCGGCGGATGAGCCGCTTCAGCTTTTTGTGCATCCGGTCTGCAACGCAGTGTTGCCAATCTTGAAGGTCTTAGCGCGCTTCACGGGCTTCTCGAAAGCGTGCGACACGTACAAACGTCGTCGTAGCGGCGATCGTTCTTCAGCTAGTTGTACTGGCCTGGTGTATTTGTGTTTGATGCCGGGACCAGGAGCTTCGTTGAAAAAACCCGTGAGCCGTAGCAGGAACCGTTGTCGGTCAGCACCCTGCGGGGTGAGACCCCGTAGCCCTGAAAGTAGGCGCTGACCGGTTGCCAGAATCGGGCAGCGTTGTTGTCCTGCCGCTCGTCTATGAGGATCTCTGAATACGCGAGCCGTGAGTAGTCATCAATGGCGGTGTGGATGTGGCGTAGCCGGGTTTAGGGCGGTCTTAGCACTGTCCGCGGTTGGACCAGCCCTTGGCCCGGCCCACGGCCCTGTTGCCTCCTCTGTCGGGGACCCGGCCGAGCTTCTTGACGTCGACGTGAACGAGAGCTCCAGGACTGTTTGTTCGTAGCGGCGAATGACTCGTCCTGTCGCCCGATCCAGACAGGACAGCCTCGCCAGACGATAACGGGACAGGACCTTGTGGGCCGTGGACGGGTGCAACCCGAGCAAATAAGCGATGCGGGCCGGCCCCCAGCGCCGGTTCACCCTTAGGGCAATGATCCGCCGCTCGACCCGCTGTTGTGTCCGCTGCGGGGATGATGCAGGACGGCTCGAGCGGTCATCCATAGCCTTGGCGCCGAGCTCGCGCGCCTGGGGACCAAGCTCAAGATAACGTTTGGCCCAACGGGCGGCGGTCGGCACAGAAACCTGCAAACGTTCGGCAGCGCGCCGCAACGGCCAGCCATCATCGACGATACATTTCGCCAATTCAAGCCGCCCCAAGGGCGCGAGGAAAGCGTTAGGGTGGGACACGAAGACCTCCGATTGTGGAACTTGACCTTAGACAAGCCCCGCTCCACTCGGAGATTTTCTTCATATCGCCATGCCATGCCGACTGTCACCAACGTCCGTGGTAACACAGCTAGTTGGATGCGTACCAACCGTGATGAAGAGTCGGGCTCTGAACATTGGTAGTTGCTCCCGTGGATTCTGGTGACTTTCGAATGGGTGGCGAACAACTGAAGTTCGTTAGGTGCCGCCGCAGGAGTACCAGTAGCCATACCTTCGCGTTTGGTGCAGGGGTAGACAGTTACGCCCCCTGGACGGTGAACGCATGCGAAGAAGCACCCGGGGGCTTGCGCTTCTGGCTCTTGCGCGATAGCCAGCGCACATAACAGGCTGTGCCTGCAAAAAACAGGGGAGGCAGGGGCGTGCCCACCCGGTCGTTTAACGGAACAGTCCATGACGTTTAAACGGACCCTTTGTCCTGCGTACCCTTTTCCCTGCCCAGGACAGGAATGGTGGGCGCGTTGTTCCTTGTGCACACTTCGACAAAAGGTCGGATGTAGTTGTCCTTCAATGCCATGCAAAAAGTCACGGCGGGTAGGGGAAGATGAAGGTCATTCGAGGGAGTGAAGGATGAAACTACCTAATATCAGATACGCATCACCAGCATCAATTGAAGATGCCTGCGATCTACTGTCAGCTGACGAGGACTCCAAGATCATTGCTGGAGGCCAGAGTCTGCTGCCTGTCATGGCCATGCGCCTAGCCCAACCGTCCGTCATTGTAGACCTGGGATACGTTCCTGGCCTGACTGACCTGGAGGAAGTCGGAGACTACATCCGCTTCGGACCTATGGTCACCCATGCAACGATCGTCAGTTCCCCTGCCGTTGCCAAGAACCTGCCAATGATGGTGGCAGCTGGCCACCACATAGCCCATCCCCAGATTAGGAATCGAGGGACCTTGGGCGGAGCCTTGGCCCATGGCGATGCAGCGGGCGAATGGCCGCTCGTATTGCTTGCCCTCAATGGAATGGTGGAGGTTCAAAGTGTAAGAGGACGGCGCACCATTGATGCCGATGACCTGTTCGTTGGTCCGTACATGACGAGCATTGCCGCTGACGAGATCATCACTGACGTTTGGCTACCTTCACGTCCCGACGGATGGGGCTATGGGGAGTTTGCTAGACGATCTGGAGACTATGGGCTCGCCAATGTTGCAGTCGTAATGTCGATCGAGGATTCACAAATTTCAAATGCGCGGGTGGCCGTTGGCGCCGCTGTTGGCAAAATCCAACGAGTGCCCGAGGCAGAAGACGTCCTCAACGGATCAGAGCTGTCACCGGAAAGGGCAGAAGTAGCCGCAAAAGCTGGAGCGAAATCGCTCTCGTACATCTCAGACATCCACGGCTCGGCCGAATATCGCCAAGGCCTGGTGCAAGAGCTGATTCGGCGCACCATAGTTGAAGCAGGAGCACGTACGTGACATCATCATCCCCATCAGAACGCGTCGAAATAGACGTGGAAGTAAACGGACGTCGGCGCACTGTTGCAGTAGACGCGCGCGATACTCTGGCCGACCACCTGAGGAATGACCAAAAACTCACCGGCATCAAGCTCGGGTGTGAGCATGGGGTCTGCGGTGCGTGCACGATCCTCATGGATGGGGCCGCCGTGCGGTCCTGCCTGACCCTTGCCGCCCAGGGAAACGGACGCAGCATACGGACCGTCGAAGACCTGTCGGATGGCGCTGCCCTTAGCCCACTTCAGGAAGCTTTCAAAAAGCACCATGCCCTCCAGTGCGGTTTTTGCACGGCAGGGTTCCTCCTATCAGCTACAGAGTTGCTAGACGCAAACCCTAGTCCGACAAGAGACGAAGTTGTCGAGGCCCTCTCCGGTAACTTATGCCGATGCACGGGCTACCAGACGATTGTTGAGGCTGTCCTGGATGCAGCGGGTCAGATTGGAAACTAAAATGGACAACCCACATTATTACTCTCCTCCGATAACAAGAAACGTTATAGGCAAGCGGGTCCCACGAACTGAGGACGCAAGACTTCTTACCGGGCGGGGAAAGTACCTGAACGACATCAACGTTGAGGGCCAGTTGCATGCTTGTTTCGTGCGCAGCCCTGCTGCTCATGCTCAAATCACGGGCATTGATACGTCGGTCGCCTCAGAGATGCCTGGCGTTCACCTTGTCTGGACGGCTTCTGACATCGAAAAGTACTGCGCCGGCATCGAGGCACAATATACGGCTGAGGGATGCGAAGCGATGACCATGCCTCTCTTGGCCAAGGACGTCGTACGCTACGTCGGTGAACCGGTTGTATTGATAGTCGCAGACTCGCGAGCGGTAGCAGAAGATGCATGCGATCTCGTAGGTCTCGAGCTCGAGCCCCTCGAAGTCGTGCTTGACCCCCGCAAATCGATCCAAGGGGGCCCAGTAGCAAACGGCGAACGCCCTGACAATGTGGGCATTCGCGGGAGGGCAACCTTTGGGGACGTGGACGAGGCGTTCGCCAATGCCGAGCATGTCGTTTCCGCCCTGTACCACCCTGGTCGGGTGGCAGCCGCCCCTATGGAGACGAGGGGTTGTCTAGCGGACTACGAATGGACTGAGGACCGGCTTAGGCTATGGGCGTCAACGCAGATGCCCCACTACGTGAAGATGTGCCTGAGCCTCTTTCTTGGTTTCGATGAGTCACGAAGCGAGGTCATTTCTCCTGATACCGGCGGCGGTTTCGGGCAGAAAGCGCACGTATTCCCTGAAGAAATGCTCATGCCGCTCGCTTCGAAGCACCTGAAGACGCCAGTAAAATGGGTAGAGGATCGGCGCGAAAATCTTTTGGCGGGTTCACACGCCCACGAGCAGTTCGTCACAATCCAATATGCCGCCAACGCTGAGGGACGAATAACTGGGGTTCGGACCCATTCTTTAGTTGACGGCGGCGCCTACCATATGCCCCCGCAGACTATGGCTGTGGAATGCTGGGCCACCGCGGCCGTCACGCCCACCGGTATATACGATATCCCAGCGGCGGAGTACGTTTACGAGGGGGCCGTCACCAACAAGTGCCCCATGGGCGCTTTCCGCGGAGTTGGGTACACGGCGGGAACTCTCGCCCGGGAATCCCTTATGGATGATCTGGCGCGACAGATGAAGGTGTCTCCTTTTGAAATCCGGAGACAGAATGTTGTTAAAGAATTTCCGTGGACAAATCCTCAGGGGGTCGTGTACGAGGAGGGGTCATTTCTTGAGGTAATCAACACCTTGGAAGAAATGGTCGACTACCCGGCCTTTCTTGAACGACAGGAAGAAGCCCGCAAAAACGGCAAATACCTGGGGTTGGGAATCAGCGTCTTCGTCGAAAGTAGTGGCGAGAGCACGGGCATGATGCAGGCCCATGGCGCAACCGATGTGTTCCATGACACAGCAACCGTCAAAATGGATTCGACCGGCTCGGTCACAATAACCTCGGGTTTGAATTCACAGGGTCAGGGCCACCAAACTACGCTTGCCCAGGTAGCCGCGGATGTCTTAGGCATTCCCTTCGAATCGATCAGCGTCGATGCGGGAACTTCCACCAAGGGCGCCTATGGCAGCGGCACCATTGGAAGCCGCGCAGCAGTCATCGCGGGCGGATGTGTTAATCGTGCAGCCCATGCCATTCGTGAAAAATTGGTTGCCGTTGCTGCCAACATGCTCGAGTCTTCTGAGGAAGACATCGTTTTGGAAGAAGGCTTCGCATCCATCGTAGGGGCTCCTGAATCGCGAGTGAGCGTCGCCGACGTGGCCATGGCAGTCTACTGGGACTCATCCAAGTGGCCCGCCGGTTTTGAACCTGGATTGGAGTTCACTAAGGCATGGGACACATCCCGGCCCATGTTTTCGAACGGCGGTCATGCCCTTATCGTTGAACTGGATCCCATCACCGGGTTTGTAACAGTCGAAAAGGTCTATTCCGTCGAGGACTGCGGCGTTATCATCAATCCCACTATTGTAGAGGGCCAAATTCGCGGTGGGGTCATACAAGGAATTGGCATGGGCCTTTTCGAGCAGCTCGTTTACGATAATTCAGGAAACTTGTCTACAACGTCTTTCCTGGATTACCAGACGCCAACGATGGATGTTTCTCCGCCATTTGAAATCAGGCACATTGAAACCCCGTCGGTGATGACAGCGTCGGGCGTGAAGGGGATGGGAGAGTCTGGTCTGATCTCGGCACCGGCTGCGGTACTCAACGCCGTGAATGATGCACTCTCTCCCTTTGGTTCCGTTCTCTATGAACTTCCAGCAACCCCCGAGAAAATTATCCGCGCCACCAAGGGAATTGTCGACCTGGAAGGCCCGGAGGATTGGTCGGACCTGTGGGATCGGGCAGGGGTGCCCGCGCTCGATCGAGGCCCAATGGATACGGAGTAGGGACAGCATGCGTGCGTCCCTGGTTGCAGACGCAAATCCCAAAGTCCAGGACATGTGAAAGAAGGCAAAATTTGTATGACGCAATTGTGGTTGGTGGCGGTTTTAGCGGCCTGAAAGCAGCACGTGACCTTACCAATGCAGGCCAAAAAGTACTTCTCCTTGAAGGGGGCGACCGCCTTGGAGGGCGAGCGTATTCCCGGGAGTCCCGGAATGTACCCAACCTGCAGGTCGAGATAGGTGGAGCGTACCTACACCGAAAGCACCACCCGCGGCTGGCAGCTGAATTGGACCGGTACGGAATTGCCACGGCGGCTGCTACCGAGTTCACCTCGTTTAGGCATCGTTTGGGCCCGACTGCACTGAATCAGGCATTTCCTATTCCTGGTTCGGAAGCAGTTGCAGTGGAAGCA is a window from the Arthrobacter sp. NicSoilC5 genome containing:
- a CDS encoding MoaD/ThiS family protein, translated to MNVRYFAAARAAAGFEEEMFDLADGTTVAGLLKAIRSVKRPEPPAGTPPLTNILARSSLLLNEVAVRDHSTVVGPNDVVDVLPPFAGG
- the ndhA gene encoding 2,6-dihydroxypyridine 3-hydroxylase subunit NdhA, translated to MKLPNIRYASPASIEDACDLLSADEDSKIIAGGQSLLPVMAMRLAQPSVIVDLGYVPGLTDLEEVGDYIRFGPMVTHATIVSSPAVAKNLPMMVAAGHHIAHPQIRNRGTLGGALAHGDAAGEWPLVLLALNGMVEVQSVRGRRTIDADDLFVGPYMTSIAADEIITDVWLPSRPDGWGYGEFARRSGDYGLANVAVVMSIEDSQISNARVAVGAAVGKIQRVPEAEDVLNGSELSPERAEVAAKAGAKSLSYISDIHGSAEYRQGLVQELIRRTIVEAGART
- the ndhB gene encoding 2,6-dihydroxypyridine 3-hydroxylase subunit NdhB; translated protein: MTSSSPSERVEIDVEVNGRRRTVAVDARDTLADHLRNDQKLTGIKLGCEHGVCGACTILMDGAAVRSCLTLAAQGNGRSIRTVEDLSDGAALSPLQEAFKKHHALQCGFCTAGFLLSATELLDANPSPTRDEVVEALSGNLCRCTGYQTIVEAVLDAAGQIGN
- the ndhC gene encoding 2,6-dihydroxypyridine 3-hydroxylase subunit NdhC, producing MDNPHYYSPPITRNVIGKRVPRTEDARLLTGRGKYLNDINVEGQLHACFVRSPAAHAQITGIDTSVASEMPGVHLVWTASDIEKYCAGIEAQYTAEGCEAMTMPLLAKDVVRYVGEPVVLIVADSRAVAEDACDLVGLELEPLEVVLDPRKSIQGGPVANGERPDNVGIRGRATFGDVDEAFANAEHVVSALYHPGRVAAAPMETRGCLADYEWTEDRLRLWASTQMPHYVKMCLSLFLGFDESRSEVISPDTGGGFGQKAHVFPEEMLMPLASKHLKTPVKWVEDRRENLLAGSHAHEQFVTIQYAANAEGRITGVRTHSLVDGGAYHMPPQTMAVECWATAAVTPTGIYDIPAAEYVYEGAVTNKCPMGAFRGVGYTAGTLARESLMDDLARQMKVSPFEIRRQNVVKEFPWTNPQGVVYEEGSFLEVINTLEEMVDYPAFLERQEEARKNGKYLGLGISVFVESSGESTGMMQAHGATDVFHDTATVKMDSTGSVTITSGLNSQGQGHQTTLAQVAADVLGIPFESISVDAGTSTKGAYGSGTIGSRAAVIAGGCVNRAAHAIREKLVAVAANMLESSEEDIVLEEGFASIVGAPESRVSVADVAMAVYWDSSKWPAGFEPGLEFTKAWDTSRPMFSNGGHALIVELDPITGFVTVEKVYSVEDCGVIINPTIVEGQIRGGVIQGIGMGLFEQLVYDNSGNLSTTSFLDYQTPTMDVSPPFEIRHIETPSVMTASGVKGMGESGLISAPAAVLNAVNDALSPFGSVLYELPATPEKIIRATKGIVDLEGPEDWSDLWDRAGVPALDRGPMDTE